From uncultured Draconibacterium sp.:
CATTAATGGTAAAAACATAGCTGCAATTGGTATTACCAACCAACGCGAAACAACTATTGTTTGGGACCGTGAAACAGGAGAGCCGGTTTACAATGCAATTGTTTGGCAAGACCGCAGAACGGCCAAATATTGTGATGCACTGAAAGCAAAAGGCCACCAGGAAATGATTAGCGAAAAAACCGGTTTGGTAATTGATGCCTATTTTTCGGGTACAAAGGTACAATGGATACTGGATAATGTTGAAGGTGCCCGCGAAAAAGCAAATGCCGGCAAACTTGCATTTGGTACCGTTGATTGCTGGTTGATATGGAAACTTACACGGGGTGAAAAACATGTAACCGACATTACCAATGCCAGTCGCACACTATTGTATAATATAAAAGAGTGTTGCTGGGATAAAGAACTCCTCAACCTGTTTGATATACCAGAGAATATGCTCCCTGAAGTATGTGCCTCGAGCGAAGTTATCGGTTATACCAAAACAACCATATTTGCGCACGAAATTGCTATCGGAGGAATTGCCGGCGATCAGCAGGCAGCTTTATTTGGCCAGCAATGTGTTCATCCGGGAATGGCAAAAAACACTTATGGAACCGGATGTTTTATGCTGCTCAATACAGGATCAAAAGCCATAAAATCGGAGAATAACCTGTTAACTACCATTGCCTGGAAAATAAATGGAGAGGTTACTTACGCACTTGAAGGATCTATTTTTATCGCCGGAGCGGCTGTGCAATGGATGCGCGATCAGTTAGGTTTAATTAACAATGCTCCCGAGATTGAAGAATTGGCATTATCAGTTGAAGACAACGGAGGAGTTTATTTTGTTCCGGCACTTACCGGACTTGGTGCTCCACATTGGGACCAATATGCACGCGGCATTGTTGTGGGCATTACACGGGGTACTTCGAATGGGCATTTTGCAAGAGCAACAATTGAAGGAATTGCTTTCCAGGTGATGGACGTTCTGAAAGCAATGGAAGCAGACTCCGGTATCGAAATTAAAGAACTACGTGTTGACGGGGGAGCTGCTGCCAACAACCTTCTCTTGCAATTTCAGTCTGAAACCTTGCAGTCGCCGGTAATACGCCCCCGCCAACTGGAAACTACCGCCCTTGGAGCTGCCTACCTGGCCGGATTAGCTGTAGGCTACTGGAAAGATCTTAACGAAATGCAATCGCAATGGGCAAAAGACAGAACCTTTACGCCTCAAATTTTGGATGACGTAATGAATAAATCCATCAGAAAATGGCAAAAGGCACTCGCTAAGGCCAAAGACTGGATTGACGAAGATGATGACGAATAGGAAATTGAAAAACAAAAAATCATGAAACGACATAAACAGCTACGTAAAGCCAAAGCTCCGGGGAAATGGGATATTGTGGTTATTGGCGGAGGTGCATCGGGACTCGGCGTAGCACTGGAATCTGCAACCAGAAAATATAAAACGCTGTTACTGGAAGGAGCTGATTTTGCCAAGGGAACATCAAGCAGAAGTACCAAGTTGGTGCATGGTGGAGTACGCTATCTCGCCCAGGGGGATATTTCATTGGTTTTAGAAGCATTGCGCGAACGTGGGTTGATGCGCCAAAATGCTCCTCACCTGGTTAAAAACCAATCATTCATTATTCCGAATTACGAATGGTGGGGAGGACCGTTTTACACCATTGGACTAAAAGTTTACGACATGATGGCAGGGAAGCTTGGTCTGGGACCTTCCGTTCACCTTACAAAACAAGAAACGCTTGAAGCTCTGCCCACGCTTAAAGAAGAAGGCTTAACAGGTGGCGTAATTTATCATGATGGCCAATTCGACGATGCCAGGCTTTCGGTAAACCTTGCACAAACAATTATCGATTACGATGGTGTTGCAGTTAATTACACTAAGGTTACCAATTTACTTAAAGACAAAGACGGGATGATATGCGGGGTAAAAGTTAAAGATATGATTGATGGTGATGAATTTGAGGTAAGCGCTAAAGTGGTTGTAAATGCCACCGGTGTATTTACCGATGAGATTTTACAGATGGACGAACCCGGTTCACCCAAAAAAGTTGTTCCCAGTCAGGGGATTCATTTTGTGCTCGATCATGAATTTCTCTCGGGAGACCATGCTATTATGATTCCCAAAACCGATGATGGCCGCGTACTTTTTGCCGTCCCTTGGCGCGGAAAAGTAGTTGTTGGAACAACCGACACCCTTGTTGAAGAGGCAAGTCTTGAACCACGAGCATTGGAAGAAGAAATTGAATTTATTCTGAACACGGCCGGACGCTATCTTACACGACCACCAAAAAGGAGCGATGTAAGGAGCATATTTGCAGGACTTCGTCCGCTTGCTGCACCTGAAGAAGAGGGCAAAAAAACGAAAGAGATTTCACGAAGCCATAAGGTAATTGTGAGCTTGTCGGGATTAATTACCATAACCGGCGGCAAGTGGACGACTTATCGCAAAATGGGAGAAGACACCGTTAACAATGCTGTAATTCTTGCCGGGCTAAAAGAAAAACCTTGCATTACCGAAAACCTGGCCATTCATGGATACACAAAGAACATCGACCTTAATGATCATTTTTATGTTTACGGTTCGGAAGCCAAAGCCATCAAAGAAATGATAGAAGACAATCCGAAACTGAGTGAAAAATTACATGATCGGCTTGATTTTACAGTTGCAGAAATTGTTTGGGCATGTAGAAAAGAAATGGCCATGAACCTTGACGACATGTTGGCCCGACGGGTAAGAGCACTCTATCTGGATGCACGTGCAGCCGAGGAAATGGCCCCAAAAGTGGCAAAAATAATGGCCAAAGAATTAGGTAGAGATAATGCATGGGTTGAGCAGCAGATAAAAGAATTTTCAGCATTGGCACATGGCTATTATCTTTAATGCATAATAACTACAAGATAAATCTAAACGACATTTGAAATTAAATTAAACCAAAACTAATATGAATGAATTTGTAGCTGAAATAATTGCCACCATGATAATGATTCTTCTGGGAAACGGGGTGGTAGCAAATGTGGTATTAAAAGATACCAAAGGCCATAACAGCGGGTGGATCGTAATTTCGCTGGGATGGGGATTAGCGGTAATGATGGCAGTAATTGTAGCCGGGCCGATAAGTGGAGCCCACTTAAATCCTGCTGTAACGCTCGGCCTTGCAATTGGCGGACTCTTTCCCTGGCCCAAAGTTCCGGTTTATATTGCCGGAGAAATTATCGGAGCCATGCTTGGAGCTATATTAGTTTGGTTTTCTTACCACGATCATTTTAAGGCCAATAATGATAAAGCCGGTTTTTTGGGCGTATTTGCCACTACTCCTGCCATCAGGAATCATAAAAAGAATTTCCTAACCGAGCTCATAGGTACCTTTGTTTTAATATTTGTAATCTTTTACATCACCGATTTCAAATTTGAAACGCTTCAGCTGCAATCGGTTGAGGTTGGTTTAGGATCAATTGGTGCACTTCCGGTTGCTCTTTTGGTAACAGCAATCGGGCTAAGTTTAGGTGGCCCAACCGGTTATGCAATAAATCCTGCACGAGATTTGGGACCTCGAATTATACATAGTCTCTTAAAATCTCCGAATAAGGGCAATTCAGACTGGGCATATGCCTGGGTACCTATTCTGGGGCCAATTACCGGTGCTGCGCTTGCTGCCGGATTATTTTTACTCTGTTAGGTTTTTACATTACTCACCAACCGAATAAAGTCGCTAATACACCAATTAGCGACTTTATTTGTATATACAACCCTGGCTGAGAAATAAATTAATACCATTTAGTTGTTATTTGATAAGCCTTTTCATAACTTGTATAGAATTAAGTTTACAAACTCAAAGTTGTGACCCGGAGAAATACAAACACAAAGCAGTGACGCATGATGAAATTTTCACCGTATTCCTCTGACATAATAATTTTCTATTCCTTAGAAAACAACCCTCTTTATCAAAAATATCAGGCAAAATATTACAATCATTAAATTCATAATTATGACAACCTACTACGACATTCATTGCCACATTTTTAACAAAGACGTAATCATTCGTCGACTGGTTAATGTAGTGCAATCTTTACTCGCCATAAAAGACATGGTGGACAAGGGAGTAACATCTGCAGAGTTAAAATTTAAAATCGACGGTATTAACAGAACACTGCAGGATGTTACCCAGGAATCGAGCGAAGATGTGTTTGAAGCGCTCGACAAAGTTTACCAGGGAAATGTAGTGACTACTCCCCTGATGTTTGACTTAACTTACGCCGACGATAACGACGATGATGAGAACCATAACAGACGCTATCGAAAACGGATTAAACGAATTTTTTGGTTGCTATCAGTGGCCTTACCCTTTATAAAAGCCCGCGTAAACAGGAAAATTAAAAGTAATGAATTGGCAGAAGCTTTTGATAAAATAAGGGAAAATGTAAAAGAGTTTGAAAATAATTTCGATCGGAAATCGGATGAAGAAGTAGAGATTTTCGACAATGCAAATTACGCACAACAAATTGCCGACCTGGAGTATTTGGCCGGAAAATATGAAACCATAAAACCTTTTTTCAGTATAGATCCGCGTCGTGAATATAAAGGAAAAGTCAACCTCGTAGACAAACTAAAAGAAAAGATTATCGCCGAAGATGGTCGATTTGCAGGAGTTAAACTGTATGCACCGGCCGGCTTTTCTCCAACCGACGCAGTTTTAATGGGCTCTTCAGGAAAACCGGGCATTTATGCATTGTGTCAGGAACATAAAGTTCCAATAACCGTGCATAATTCAAACGGTGGTTTTGCCTGCCTTTCATCTGTTCTTAAAGTGCGTGGCGAAGTGCTTTTAAACGGCAACATTGTAAAACCCAAAAAGCCGCTTGTTTTCGACGAACGCTTTTTTAGCCGCAAAGTGCACAAGGCAATTGCCGAGCGGGCAAAAAAATTAAATCATCCTCAGTTATGGGAACTGGTACTAAAAAAATATCCCGATTTGACCATCAATTTTGCGCATTTTGGTGGCAGTAACCAAATTATGGATTACATAAATTACAATTTCCCGGAAGAACAAAAAAGGGTTGACGAAGAGGAATTTGAAGATGCAATTATGTCGCTATCGAAAAAAAACAAGGAACTCATTCGAAATGCCTATACCTTAAAACGCAAAAAAAGAATTCTGCGCGATGACCTTACTCTTGCAGAACGTGCTGAAGTGTGGAATGCATTATACCGAACCGGATTTATTGACAACTGGGCAAAAGCCATATTCGATATCGTTAAAAATCCGAAGTACCCGAATGCTTACACCGATTTATCGTGTTTTTCTGAAGGTACGGTTATTGAATCACCTGGCAGCCAGGAAATGGTATTTAGCATCCGTGAAACACTGAGCACTTTTAAAACCAGTTTCTTCGACAAACTTACCGATTACGAAAAATCAAAGATTCTTTATGGCTCTGATTATTACCTTACTCAATTTTTTGGTCCAAGTATGGAACAATATTTCTCTGATTTCAAAGCTGCCTTTGGAGATGACTTTGAAACGATTGCCAGCATTAATCCAACACGTTTCCTAAACCTTTAAATTGATAAAATGGAAGACTTATTAAAGATAGCTTTTGCCGAACTGGGAACAGAAGAAATAGTCGGCTCAGAACACAATCCGGAAGTTTTAAAATATGCCGATGAAACTGGTATTGCAGGAATTACAACTGATGAGATTCCGTGGTGCAGCAATTTTGTTAACTGGGTAGCTATGAAAGCCGGGTTGCAGTACTCGAAAAAACCTAATGCCCGATCGTGGTTAAATGTTGGTGTGAAAACCATAAATCCGGAACCGGGCGATGTGGTCGTTTTCTGGCGCGACAGTCCCGAGTCGTGGAAAGGGCATGTTGGCTTTTTCCTTGGCGTTTCTACCGATAAAAAGCGAGTCTACTGTCTGGGCGGAAACCAGGGAAACCGCGTTTCTGTCTCGGCTTATCGAATAAATACCGTATTATCTTTTCAGCGATTAGCAGCACGGCAACAGCTTGTTATTCCCGATCCGGTATTACAAAAAGGCAGCAAAGGAGCTGAAGTTGTTGCCCTGCAAGATGCACTGAAACTCCTGAATATAAATGTGGGGACTTCTGATGGCGACTTTGGCCCCAAAACAGCGAACGGAGTAAAAGAACTGCAAACCAGAAAACCGGAACTGGAAATAAACGGTGTTTATGATAATGAAACCCGCAATCTCCTTGAATCACTTTTTCAGGCCTGAAACACAGGCTAGTTTATATCTCAATAATTAATCATCATTAAATCAAAAAAATTATGACAACGAAAGTAGCCGACTTAACACCAGATGAATTTTTATTACTTCTGGACGATTTTTATGCAGAACCTAAAAAGCGCAATAAAATGACTCCTGAAGAGGTTAAAGATCTTGCCATTAGGTTAAATAAAAAAATCGATGTTCCTTTTATTAAGGAAACCGGCGAAGAAAAAATTCTCGTGAAAGTGATTTTTAAAATCGACACGTTTCTTTATGATCATTTGCCAAACGAATTTTACGATGTTATCCGAAGTACCGATCGCGGAATTTCGGACAAAGAAGCCCGTCGACTGGTGCGTCGTTTAACGCGCCTGGCCAACAAAAAAATCGACATTCCGTATCTTCCTGAGCCCGTTGAACACTTCGCCATTAAATTTGTAATCGGTATGGTAGTAAAAGCTGCCCGTAAAAAACTTAATTTCGATGGAGTAAGGGCAAATTCGGAAGCAATTACAGTTCCCGATTCCGACGAGGATATTGAAGCACTTGTTGAAGATTAACCTCTTACGTCCCGATGTAATTGAAAACTTTGTATCTTCGGGAAAAAGCCATACAATGAGTATTATACGATTACATCGGGGCGATATTACCCAATTAAATGTTGATGCTATTGTTAATGCTGCCAACAAAACATTGTTGGGCGGAGGTGGTGTTGATGGCGCCATTCACCGGGCAGCCGGCCCGCAACTTTTAAAAGAATGCCGGCAACTGAATGGCTGCGAAACCGGCGATGCTAAAATTACAAAGGGATACAATCTTCAGGCTAAATACGTGATTCACACAGTTGGCCCGGTTTACAATGGAGGAAAATATGCCGAAGCGGAAAAACTGGCATCTTGCTATCTCCGTAGTCTTGAAGTGGCGCTCCAAAACCAGGCAAAAAGTATTGCTTTTCCTAACATTAGTACAGGAATTTATGGTTACCCAAAATACGAAGCGGCGCAAATTGCCACCCAAACTGTAAATGATTTTCTTCCTGTTAATTCAGAGATTGATGAGCTGATTTTTTGTGTATTTGATGAAGAGAATTATAAGATTTACAGCACACTGCTAGATTACTAAAAGCAATTAATTTTCCATCGCTTTTAGCAAATGTTTCATATTTCGGTGGTATGTATTGGTAAGACGGGTATGAAAATAAGGATAGAGAAAATGATCACGTAAAGCCGACTCACTTTTAAAATAAGTTCGATGTGTAATTTTGGTATATCCTTTTCGGGTTTGGCTAAAAGTAAGTTGCTGTTTCCCGTGTGTAACATTATCCTCTACATAGCTAAATTCAATTACATTCTGCTTATCATCAACCGTAGTAATTTCAAAAGCTGTAGCCAGTTTTTTTATTTTTAAAACATTCAAATTCAAATAAATAATTTGACCGGGATCAATTCCATCAACCTGCCCGTTAGGATACACTAACTGGTTATTGTTTTTTGAAAACAACATGCCAAACGAGAATCGCGATGCATTCCAGGCAATGGAAGGATTGGTGTGAACGTAGTGCGACCATACCTCCTGCAGGCTGTCTTTAACCACATATTCGCGTTCATGATAACGAAAGCCCTCTGTACTTGCAGTAGGTTCTAATGATGGTTTTACATCCGAAAATTTTTCGGTATTATTTTTTATCTGACTCTGCACATAATACTCTACTTGTTCACAACCTACCTTGTCGAACTCAATATCAGCCAGATACATTTGCCCAAAACAGAAGCTTATAAAGTGGTTAATAAAAATGAACAGCAGTAGTAGTTTTTTCATGGAACCGCTTAAATATTGATGATTCTAAAATATCTGTTTTTTTTATATTCTCAATAATTAGCCTACTTTTTTTTTCAAAACCGAACCTCAAACTACTATTTTCGTATATTAACCTAATTACTAAATTGTTATACTAACATAATGAATGCAAAAAGAAACAGACGAAATAAAAAGTCCCGAATAATACTGTATTCGCTTTTTGCACTAACAATGCTATTTCTTACCATTTGGTTCGGACTTCGTTTGTTTGGTAGCATCTGATCTTCTGTTAAAACAATTCTCATTAAATTGATTTTTATATTCAAATGATAGCCTTAATTTTAAAGCACTAAAATATGTAAAATGAGAACGAAATTCTTTCTGCTTTCCATCACTGTTATATTCTGTTTTTCTATCCAATCAGCCTTGAGTGTAACTAAAAAAGAGGATAAAAAAATTGTTGAACGTATTATTTCTGAATTAAAAGAACAGAATTCAAAATCAACGGCAGAGCTGGTTGTTGAAGCAGGAAAATTACTTATGAATACGCCATATGTGGCCAACACACTGGAAACGACACCCGAACAATTGGTAATTAATTTACGCGAACTGGACTGTACTACCTTTGCTGAAAACTGTCTGGCATTGGCAAGAACCTGCAAAAGCACAAATCCATCCTTCGATGTTTTTAAAAAAGAGCTGCAACATATTCGCTATCGAAATGGAGAAATCGACGGCTACCCATCTCGACTGCACTATTTTAGCGACTGGATTGCAGACAACGACACGAAACAGATTGTTGAATCGGTCTCACGTTCTATTTGTAATATTAAATTCGACAAAACGATAAACTTTATGAGTCATCATCCAGATAGCTATAAGGCATTATCTAAAAATGCTGTTTTTCTGGCGGCCATCGACAAGCAGGAAAAACAACTTACAAAAAGCGATAAATGTTATATCCCTACTGAAAAACTGGAAGCGCTTAAACACTTACTTAAAAATGGAGATATTATTGGAATTACAACCAATATTGACGGACTTGATATTACCCATGTTGGTATAATCGTTTTTAAAGGCGATGAATTACATTTTATGCATGCATCATCAAAAGCGGAAAAAGTAATTGTATCAGAAGAGACGCTTTATACATACCTGAGTAACCGAAAGTCTGCAACCGGAGTTATGGTTGCAAGGCCGTTGTAAAAGTACTCATTCAATACTACAATGGCGATTTTAAGCCCAATTAACAACTTAATCCACGTTTTTTTTGTTAAACAGGTAAATAAGTTAAATTATTTATCTGTAACTTTTGTTTTTGGAATTCAAAAACACAAGTGATAAAATAAAAAATTATGAAAAAAACAATGGTGAAATTTATAGCTGTACTTGCTATAGCTATTAGTAGTGTAATTGCTGCAAATGCACAGGAACTTGGAGTTAGGTTTGGTGATGTCTCAGCAGGAGCTGTTGCTATCGATGGAATATTCAGTACAGGTGAATTCAGTCGTGTACATGCCGATGTATCATTTGGAGATGGAGTTGGAATTGATCTGATCTGGGATTTTCTATATCGTCCGCTTTCAGGAGAAGCATTCAATTGGTACGTTGGAGTAGGTCCTTATATTTGGATTGACGATCCGTTTTGGTTAGGAGCTGTAGGTGAAATTGGGTTGGAATATCGTTTTAATGGTATCCCGATAGCGCTGGGAGCGGATTGGCGACCGGCACTTAGCATTGTGGAAGAAACCAAATTTCATGGTAAAGGTTTCGGTGTTAATATCAGGTATATATTTGGTAATTAAGAATATTGATTTTTTATGTATAAAGCGTCTTTTGACGCTTTTTTCATGTCTTTTCAATTCCTTTTTCTGATCCTCCCTCCTGATCTTTCATTTTAAAATACCGGCGCAGCAATACTTTTTTCAAATCGCGGGCTATTACCTGGTGAGCAATAATTTCAATATTTGAATAATGCGGCAAATCCTTTTCGGCCTGTAGAATTTCGCGATTTGTAATATCAACCTGATAAAGCACCGACAATAACAAATCGTAATTCGTTTCTACCAGCCCGGTTATCTGATCGATAAGCTGCTCATGCAGCTCGTGATAAGCATTATCAATATCTCCCGAGAAGGTGATTTCAACACCAAACATTCCAAAATCTTTCATAATCTGCTCGGCTGTTTGCTGAACAATTTCGGCCTTATCCATTAAATTCTCCAGATTTGTATTGTTTACAACAGGTAGTTTCATGTGCGATCTTTTTATAAAGATAGACGAACTTTATTTCTCGCCAAATCAATTATTGCCTTTCCTTTTATTATATTAAATTTACGGGAACTAAAGTCAATTAAATCTAATACAATGAAAAAAAGTCTGTTTTCTCTTTCCCTAATTTTATTTGCGTGTTTTTCAATGGCACAGAGCAATTTCAGTAAATCGGCAATAGGTGTTGGTGTTGTAGTTGAAGACCTTGAAAAATCGATCGATTTTTATACCAATGTTATTGGAATGGTAAAAACCGGTGAATTTTCAGTGTCGCAGGAAAAATGCACCGAACTGGGACTTACCGACAGTTATCAGCTGGATGTTACCATAATGAAATTGGAAGATACTGAAGAAGCCAGCGAATGGAAACTGATGAGTTTGGGCACAAAAGCCAAGCACCCTAAACAAAAGTTTATGAGCGACGATACCGGGATGCAGTACATCACTTTAATGGTAAAACACCTGCAGCCAGTTTTAGACCGAGTAGAAAAACACAACGTCAAAATATTAAGCGGTAAACCGTCGCAAAACGGCGAGAACAGTTTTTTTCTTTTGGTACAAGATCCTGACGGAACTTTTATCGAATTGATTGGGCCAATGTAGCCTTCATAAAAAATTCTAAATATTGTTAAAGTCACATCAATAACAAACTCATTAACAAAACGTTATTGCAATTGCCTATTTGGAATGTGGCTAACTTGTTAAATTCGATGTATTTTTTCGTAATTTCGAACAGAATTTAGTTTTAGTCGAAAGGCAATTTTTATGAAAAAGAAAGTTGAAGCCGGATACAGAACATTATCGATTGGTGAAGAAATATTCAATAGTATCACTCACGGAATAGGAACGCTTTTAAGTATTGCTGCCCTGGTTATTTTGGTTGTTGTTGCAGCCATAAAAGGTAATGCATGGCACGTGGTGAGTTTCAGTATTTTTGGGAGTAGTTTGGTTTTACTTTACCTCTCGTCAACGTTATATCACAGTTTTACGCGTGAAAAACTTAAGAACCTCTTTGTCCGTTTTGATCATGCAGCCATCTTTCTGCTCATTGCAGGAACCTATACGCCGTTTGTATTAACAACTATTCGCGGAGCACTGGGCTGGTCTCTTTTTGGAATTATTTGGGGACTGGCGATAACCGGAATGGTTATCCGTTCAATCTATTTAACGCGGTTTAGAAAGCTAATGGTTGGTATTTATCTGGCCATGGGTTGGATGTTTTTAATGGCAATTGGTCCAATTGTACGGAATTTGCCTGCATCTAGCGTTGCCTTTTTATTTATTGGTGGAGCCTGTTACTCTATTGGGGTAATATTTTACGCATGGCGAGGGTTAAAATACGGTCATGGAATTTGGCACCTGTTTGTTTTGGCGGGTAGCATCATGCATTTCTTTTCGGTATTTTACAGTCTGCATTAACGCTTAAAATAAATCACAAAAAAAGCAGGATGAATCATCCTGCTTTTTTTATCTCGTAAATTACTTTTATGAATGTTTTTCCGAAAGGTAACGCTCAGCATCAATAGCAGCCATACAGCCCGATCCGGCAGCAGTAACCGCCTGACGGTATTGCGAATCCTGAACATCGCCACAGGCAAAAACTCCCGGTGTTTTTGTTTTTGATGTTCCCGGCGTGGTTAAAATGTAGCCAACATCGTCGGTATCTACGTAATCGGCAAAAATGTCTGAATTTGGTTTATGCCCAATTGCCAAAAAGAAACCGTCAATTTTAATATTAACTTCCTCTTCTCCTTCCTCTCCAAGATTTTTAACCAGTGTTGCTCCTTCAACAACGCCGTTATCTCCAATCAAACCTTTTGCCTGATGTTTCCAGAGAATTTCAACATTTGGTGTTTTCTTTACACGCTCCGCCATAACGCGCGAAGCACGAAGCACGTCGCGACGAACTATCAAGTAAACTTTGTTACACAAACCGGCTAAATACATAGCTTCTTCGGCAGCAGTATCACCACCTCCAACTACAGCAACATCTTTTCCTTTGTAGAAAAATCCGTCGCAGGTTGCACAGGCAGATACTCCACCACCGGCATACTTTTTCTCATCTTCCAGCCCTAAATATTTTGCTGTTGCTCCGGTTGCAATAATCACAGTTTCGGCCTCAATCAGTTTCGTGTCGTCAATCCACACTTTATGAATTTCTCCCGAGAAATCAACTTTTGTTGCCATTCCCCAACGCACATCGGTGCCAAAACGTTGTGCTTGCTTTTTTAGGTCTTCCATCATTACCGGACCAGTAACACCTTCCGGATATCCCGGGTAGTTCTCAACTTCAGTGGTAGTTGTTAACTGACCTCCCGGTTGTAATCCTTCGTACATTACCGGACTTAAATTGGCACGCGCTGCGTAAATAGCAGCAGTATAACCTGCAGGCCCCGACCCTACAATTAAGCATTTTACTTTTTCTACGTCGGTTGGTTCAACGTTGTTATTCTCGTTGTTATCGTTAATATCAAGTGGTTTAAACATCATTTAAATTTTTAGTTGCACAAAAATACAAAACATACTTTATCGATTGATATAAATTCAATCGATAATAATGAAGCAATATAACCGAATTCTATATTCCTTTCAAAATAGCAGATTAAAGAAAGAAAAAAGTTTTGTAATAATAATTTCTAACGTTACTTTTGCAATTCTGTTTCGGGATGTGGCGCAGTCCGGTTAGCGTACTGGTCTGGGGGACCAGGGGTCGCAGGTTCAAATCCTGTCATCCCGACTCAATTAAAG
This genomic window contains:
- a CDS encoding hemolysin III family protein — protein: MKKKVEAGYRTLSIGEEIFNSITHGIGTLLSIAALVILVVVAAIKGNAWHVVSFSIFGSSLVLLYLSSTLYHSFTREKLKNLFVRFDHAAIFLLIAGTYTPFVLTTIRGALGWSLFGIIWGLAITGMVIRSIYLTRFRKLMVGIYLAMGWMFLMAIGPIVRNLPASSVAFLFIGGACYSIGVIFYAWRGLKYGHGIWHLFVLAGSIMHFFSVFYSLH
- the trxB gene encoding thioredoxin-disulfide reductase; its protein translation is MFKPLDINDNNENNNVEPTDVEKVKCLIVGSGPAGYTAAIYAARANLSPVMYEGLQPGGQLTTTTEVENYPGYPEGVTGPVMMEDLKKQAQRFGTDVRWGMATKVDFSGEIHKVWIDDTKLIEAETVIIATGATAKYLGLEDEKKYAGGGVSACATCDGFFYKGKDVAVVGGGDTAAEEAMYLAGLCNKVYLIVRRDVLRASRVMAERVKKTPNVEILWKHQAKGLIGDNGVVEGATLVKNLGEEGEEEVNIKIDGFFLAIGHKPNSDIFADYVDTDDVGYILTTPGTSKTKTPGVFACGDVQDSQYRQAVTAAGSGCMAAIDAERYLSEKHS